The following proteins are co-located in the Pseudomonas sp. DY-1 genome:
- a CDS encoding site-specific integrase yields MELVWATKDFVIAGQPYSGFPILLWDSMESCVPANLFIRDYILRGRIGSKRSWPSTGRALYDFFSFLQAHDLDWRDVDRGEAKSLVAAYRGYCLDSCELAPNTTYQRLHYICEFYEFALKQGWVKRLPFTYEERTVRRQTGFLAHLDASGGKAMVNDAMPHRPKALPKFLSMAEVKALLAAVENPHHRMMMRLALQTGLRREEIATFPLTYVFDPDKGGKTERNLRIHLDPSDGSGMATKGSKPRKIHVSRKFMAELYRYVTKVRGERASLSKTPQRALFLNQFGEPYSEDGKSLNRIISEAGKRAGIKVHTHMLRHTYATHTLVSLQRTPESGLEPLVYVQRQLGHSSIQTTMVYLHLVNEMADQAVLAYDDELNALAEAA; encoded by the coding sequence ATGGAGCTTGTATGGGCTACTAAAGATTTTGTGATTGCTGGGCAACCCTATTCAGGGTTCCCGATTCTGCTTTGGGACTCGATGGAAAGCTGCGTCCCGGCCAACCTGTTCATTCGTGACTACATATTGCGTGGCAGGATTGGCTCCAAGCGATCTTGGCCCAGCACAGGACGCGCTCTGTACGACTTCTTCAGCTTCCTCCAGGCCCATGATCTGGATTGGCGCGACGTTGATCGGGGCGAGGCCAAGTCCCTTGTGGCGGCCTATCGGGGCTACTGCCTGGACTCATGCGAACTGGCACCGAACACCACTTACCAGCGCCTGCATTACATCTGCGAGTTCTACGAATTCGCGCTAAAGCAGGGGTGGGTGAAGCGCCTGCCCTTCACCTACGAAGAACGCACCGTGAGGCGCCAAACAGGTTTCCTAGCGCATCTCGATGCCAGTGGTGGTAAGGCCATGGTGAACGATGCGATGCCGCATCGCCCCAAGGCCCTGCCCAAGTTCTTGAGCATGGCCGAGGTCAAGGCGCTCCTAGCCGCAGTGGAGAACCCCCATCATCGGATGATGATGCGCCTGGCGCTGCAGACGGGTCTGCGCCGCGAGGAAATCGCCACCTTCCCACTGACCTATGTCTTCGACCCAGACAAGGGGGGAAAAACCGAGCGGAATCTCCGCATTCACCTCGATCCGTCCGACGGCAGCGGCATGGCGACCAAGGGCAGCAAGCCGCGAAAGATTCACGTCAGCCGCAAGTTCATGGCCGAACTCTACCGCTATGTGACCAAGGTTCGCGGCGAGCGTGCCTCGCTGAGCAAGACCCCACAAAGGGCGCTGTTCCTCAACCAGTTCGGGGAACCCTATAGCGAGGACGGCAAGAGCCTCAATCGGATCATCAGCGAGGCCGGCAAGCGGGCTGGAATCAAGGTCCATACGCACATGCTCCGGCATACCTATGCCACCCATACCCTGGTCAGCCTTCAGCGCACTCCTGAGAGCGGGTTGGAGCCTTTGGTATACGTTCAGCGGCAACTCGGCCACAGCTCGATTCAGACGACGATGGTGTACCTGCATTTGGTCAACGAAATGGCAGACCAGGCGGTGCTGGCCTATGACGACGAGTTGAACGCATTGGCGGAGGCGGCCTGA
- a CDS encoding DUF4350 domain-containing protein, giving the protein MKPRLRFLICAGLFLLLGLLAIHLGGRLQPYQDIVEHGPAPEVLGNPYLAAEHFLRKQGLQVVRANGLEVLDNLPSAGHSLLLLGSRSRMTPRQADRLLEWASKGGHLLFIAERIYDESDGKSGDLLADRLGIQQFEAKELDEDKSTEPEAPEDNRTEEQAAASVSPQDDQELAEGDPFPELTKLYLENEQAPAYAGFDPEFHLYDSQNRAHAWANSAKATHMLQLDHGDGLVTVLTDGWIWQNRDIDEYDNAWLLWYLTQDSTVTLLYRAERDSLVTLLGQNFPEALVALALFVVLLLWHVGQRQGPLQAPASRARRQLQEHLRGSADFLLRRSGQSSLLQGLQRDIQRRARHRHPGFERLPVAEQWQVLGRLTRLPPSAISQAMRPLPKQRLTAADFTRQVAHLQTLRNAL; this is encoded by the coding sequence ATGAAACCGCGCCTGCGCTTCCTGATCTGCGCCGGCCTGTTCCTTTTACTGGGCCTGCTGGCGATCCATCTTGGTGGGCGTCTGCAGCCCTATCAGGACATCGTCGAACATGGCCCCGCGCCGGAAGTACTGGGCAATCCGTACCTCGCCGCCGAGCACTTCCTGCGCAAGCAGGGCCTGCAAGTAGTGCGGGCGAACGGCCTGGAAGTACTCGACAATCTGCCCAGTGCCGGCCACAGCCTGTTGCTGCTCGGCAGCCGCTCACGCATGACGCCACGCCAGGCCGACCGCCTGCTGGAGTGGGCGAGCAAGGGCGGACACCTACTGTTCATCGCCGAGCGCATCTATGACGAAAGCGACGGCAAGAGCGGCGACCTGCTGGCGGATCGACTGGGCATCCAGCAATTCGAAGCCAAGGAGCTCGACGAAGACAAAAGCACTGAGCCCGAGGCGCCTGAGGACAACCGCACCGAGGAACAGGCTGCGGCCTCTGTCTCTCCCCAGGACGACCAGGAGCTCGCAGAGGGAGATCCGTTCCCCGAGCTGACCAAGCTCTATCTGGAAAATGAACAGGCACCGGCCTACGCCGGCTTCGACCCTGAATTCCATCTCTACGACAGCCAGAACCGCGCCCATGCCTGGGCCAACAGCGCCAAGGCCACGCACATGCTGCAGCTGGACCACGGCGACGGTCTGGTCACCGTGCTTACCGACGGCTGGATCTGGCAGAACCGCGATATCGACGAGTACGACAACGCCTGGCTGCTCTGGTATCTGACCCAGGACAGCACCGTCACCCTGCTCTACCGCGCCGAACGCGACAGCCTGGTCACCCTGCTCGGACAGAACTTCCCCGAAGCCCTGGTGGCCCTCGCCCTGTTCGTCGTCCTGCTGCTTTGGCACGTTGGCCAACGCCAGGGGCCGCTACAGGCGCCAGCCAGCCGCGCGCGCCGGCAACTGCAAGAACACCTGCGCGGAAGCGCCGACTTCCTGCTCCGTCGCAGTGGCCAGTCCAGCCTGCTGCAAGGTCTGCAACGTGATATCCAGCGCCGCGCCCGTCATCGTCACCCCGGATTCGAACGGCTCCCCGTGGCCGAGCAGTGGCAGGTGCTGGGCCGCCTGACCCGTCTGCCGCCCAGCGCCATCAGCCAGGCCATGCGGCCGCTGCCTAAGCAACGGCTTACCGCCGCCGACTTCACCCGCCAGGTCGCCCACCTGCAAACCCTCAGGAATGCCCTATGA
- a CDS encoding DUF4129 domain-containing protein → MRLTDASVTIRPRSAWEAMDLGVLLARRHAGLLMASWALVTLPVFGLLTLVCWKYPGLAVFLFWLLKPAYERLPLYILSRALFGDTPTLRQALRAYPRLLKPQLLASLTWRRLSTTRSFDLPVLQLEGLSGQARSQRLVVLGQRNAGGATWLTVIGVHLESALWFGFITLLYLMLPQQVVIDWDWQKLLEMASGEWLWLEHLSNSLYALVLVIWGPVYVACGFTLYLNRRTSLEGWDIELQFRRMRQRLTGTAYALLLGLGLLLSQLPQPAMADDAPALCLAPQAFLDGPDAERLTHQSLTGKAAKEDIGALLDNPPFQNRETVTRWRLGEEAADKELKPEDVEGWAEFIRSLFKLAEYAKSLDTLALVIKVLLWGALISLLALLLWRYRDWLSTFAGRLGLPQHRTRVAPSVLFGLELAPESLPDDVAAEAERLWSSQPREALGLLYRALLSRLLHDFRLPLKQSHTEGEVLQLVRRLDNTELEGFSQVLTGHWQNLAYGHRLPASELRQGLCDGWRRLFNAGAAT, encoded by the coding sequence ATGCGCCTGACTGACGCCAGCGTCACTATCCGTCCGCGTAGCGCCTGGGAGGCCATGGACCTCGGCGTACTGCTGGCGCGTCGCCATGCCGGCCTGCTGATGGCCAGTTGGGCACTGGTGACCCTGCCGGTGTTCGGCCTCCTCACGCTGGTTTGCTGGAAGTATCCGGGCCTGGCGGTCTTCCTTTTCTGGCTGCTGAAGCCCGCCTATGAACGGCTGCCGCTGTACATTCTCTCCCGCGCCCTGTTTGGCGACACGCCGACCCTCAGGCAGGCCCTGCGCGCATACCCGCGACTGCTCAAGCCGCAGTTGCTCGCCAGCCTGACCTGGCGGCGCCTCAGCACCACCCGAAGTTTCGATCTGCCGGTGCTGCAACTGGAAGGACTTTCCGGGCAGGCACGCAGCCAGCGCCTGGTGGTCCTGGGGCAACGCAACGCGGGCGGTGCCACTTGGCTGACGGTGATCGGCGTGCATCTGGAATCCGCCCTCTGGTTCGGCTTCATCACACTGCTCTACCTGATGCTGCCCCAGCAGGTGGTGATCGACTGGGACTGGCAGAAGCTTCTGGAAATGGCCTCGGGCGAGTGGCTCTGGCTGGAGCACCTGTCCAACAGCCTCTATGCCTTGGTACTGGTGATCTGGGGACCGGTCTACGTCGCCTGCGGTTTCACCCTGTACCTGAACCGTCGAACGTCCCTGGAAGGCTGGGACATCGAATTGCAGTTCCGCCGCATGCGCCAGCGCCTGACCGGTACCGCTTACGCGCTTCTGCTGGGCCTGGGATTGCTGCTAAGCCAGCTGCCGCAACCGGCCATGGCAGATGACGCGCCGGCCCTGTGCCTTGCACCCCAGGCCTTCCTCGATGGCCCCGATGCCGAACGCCTCACCCACCAGTCGCTGACCGGCAAGGCCGCGAAGGAAGACATTGGCGCCCTGCTGGACAATCCGCCCTTCCAGAACCGGGAAACCGTCACTCGCTGGCGTCTGGGCGAGGAGGCCGCCGACAAGGAACTGAAGCCCGAAGACGTCGAAGGCTGGGCCGAGTTCATCCGCAGCCTGTTCAAGCTGGCCGAGTACGCCAAGAGCCTGGACACACTTGCCCTGGTCATCAAGGTACTGCTCTGGGGTGCGCTGATCAGCCTTCTGGCCCTGCTGCTCTGGCGCTATCGCGACTGGCTCAGCACCTTCGCCGGACGACTGGGACTGCCCCAGCACCGCACACGCGTAGCGCCTTCAGTGCTGTTCGGTCTGGAGCTGGCGCCGGAAAGCCTTCCGGACGATGTCGCTGCGGAGGCCGAGCGCCTCTGGTCCAGCCAACCCCGCGAAGCCCTCGGTTTGCTCTATCGCGCCCTGCTGAGCCGCTTGCTGCACGACTTCCGCCTGCCGCTCAAGCAATCCCATACCGAAGGTGAAGTGCTGCAACTGGTGCGTCGCCTGGACAACACCGAGCTGGAAGGTTTCAGCCAGGTCCTCACCGGGCACTGGCAGAACCTCGCCTACGGCCACCGCCTGCCCGCAAGCGAATTGCGCCAAGGCCTCTGCGATGGCTGGCGTCGCCTGTTCAACGCCGGAGCCGCAACATGA
- the purU gene encoding formyltetrahydrofolate deformylase, producing the protein MRTFRLVIACPDGVGIVAKVSNFLATYNGWITEASHHSDNQSGWFFMRHEIRADSLPFDLDGFRQAFAPIAREFAMDWRVTDSEVKKRVVLMASRESHCLADLLHRWHSGELDCEIPCVIANHDDLRSMVEWHGIPYFHVPVDAKNKQPAFDEVSRLVEEHNADTVVLARYMQILPPELCQRYAHQVINIHHSFLPSFVGAKPYHQASLRGVKLIGATCHYVTEELDAGPIIEQDVVRVTHRDSVEDMVRFGKDVEKMVLSRGLRYHLEDRVLVHDNKTVVFN; encoded by the coding sequence ATGCGCACATTTCGTCTGGTGATTGCCTGTCCGGACGGCGTCGGCATCGTAGCCAAGGTCAGTAACTTCCTGGCTACCTACAACGGCTGGATTACCGAGGCCAGCCATCATTCGGATAATCAGAGCGGCTGGTTCTTCATGCGCCATGAAATCCGTGCCGATTCCCTGCCTTTCGATCTGGATGGTTTCCGCCAGGCGTTCGCGCCCATAGCCCGTGAGTTCGCCATGGACTGGCGGGTGACCGACTCCGAAGTGAAGAAGCGCGTCGTGCTGATGGCCAGTCGCGAGTCCCACTGCCTGGCCGACTTGCTGCACCGCTGGCACAGCGGTGAGCTGGATTGCGAGATACCCTGCGTGATCGCCAACCACGATGACCTGCGCAGCATGGTGGAGTGGCACGGCATTCCTTATTTCCACGTACCGGTGGATGCGAAGAACAAGCAGCCGGCCTTCGATGAGGTTTCGCGCCTGGTGGAGGAGCACAATGCCGATACCGTCGTGCTTGCCCGCTACATGCAGATTCTCCCGCCGGAACTCTGCCAGCGTTATGCCCATCAGGTGATCAACATTCACCACAGCTTCCTGCCGTCCTTCGTGGGGGCCAAGCCTTACCACCAGGCTTCACTGCGTGGTGTGAAGCTGATCGGCGCCACGTGCCACTACGTCACTGAAGAGCTGGATGCCGGCCCGATCATCGAACAGGACGTGGTGCGAGTGACCCATCGCGACAGCGTTGAAGACATGGTTCGCTTCGGCAAGGACGTGGAGAAGATGGTGCTGTCCCGTGGACTACGCTATCACCTTGAAGACCGGGTACTGGTGCACGACAACAAGACCGTCGTGTTCAACTGA
- the mvaT gene encoding histone-like nucleoid-structuring protein MvaT: MSLINEYRATEEAIKELQERLKNLSQDDKLKKELEFEGKLRTLMGEYQKSLRDIIALLDPDARSTKAPRAAKASATGSKRARKVKQYKNPNTGEVIETKGGNHKTLKEWKAKWGADTVESWATILG, translated from the coding sequence ATGTCGCTGATCAACGAATACCGGGCAACGGAAGAAGCCATCAAGGAGCTCCAGGAGCGCCTGAAGAACCTGTCCCAGGACGACAAGCTGAAAAAAGAACTTGAGTTCGAAGGCAAACTGCGCACTCTGATGGGCGAATATCAGAAGTCCCTGCGCGACATCATTGCCCTGCTCGATCCCGATGCCCGCTCCACCAAGGCCCCGCGCGCCGCGAAAGCTTCTGCCACCGGCAGCAAGCGCGCCCGCAAGGTCAAGCAGTACAAAAACCCGAACACCGGTGAAGTCATCGAAACCAAAGGCGGCAACCACAAGACTCTGAAAGAGTGGAAAGCCAAGTGGGGCGCTGACACCGTTGAAAGCTGGGCCACCATCCTGGGCTAA
- a CDS encoding CBS domain-containing protein has product MLKSIKVRDYMTRHLVTFRPDTDLLLAIERLLEHRVSGAPVVDSQGHLIGMLSEGDCLRGILSGAYYEAAIGNVGGYMSTQVESVSPEADIIDVCQRFLRDKRRRFPVVEEGVLVGQISRRDVLRAVKGFAQHDPEQPPEV; this is encoded by the coding sequence ATGCTCAAATCCATAAAGGTGCGCGACTACATGACCCGCCACCTGGTGACCTTCAGGCCCGACACCGATCTTCTCCTCGCCATCGAGCGGCTACTGGAGCATCGGGTATCTGGTGCGCCCGTGGTGGACTCGCAGGGCCACCTTATTGGCATGCTCTCGGAGGGCGATTGCCTGCGCGGCATACTTTCCGGCGCGTATTACGAAGCGGCGATTGGCAATGTCGGCGGATATATGTCCACCCAAGTGGAGAGCGTTTCGCCCGAAGCCGACATCATTGATGTCTGCCAGCGCTTCCTGCGCGACAAGCGACGGCGTTTTCCAGTAGTCGAGGAGGGGGTTCTGGTCGGCCAGATCAGTCGCCGCGATGTGCTGCGCGCGGTGAAGGGCTTTGCTCAGCATGACCCTGAACAACCACCGGAAGTCTGA
- the sbcB gene encoding exodeoxyribonuclease I — protein sequence MTSSIFWHDYETTGINPRCDRPLQVAGIRTDEALNEIGEPINLYCKPSDDILPHPAACLVTGILPATLAAKGLGEAEFMHRVHAELALPGTCGAGYNTLRFDDEVTRYSLYRNFYDPYAREWQGGNSRWDLIDLVRTAYALRPEGIEWPQQDGRVSLRLELLTAANGIDHGQAHDALSDVRATIALARLLRERQPKLFDYLYQLRSKHKVQEQVRLLQPLVHISGRFSGERHYLAVVLPLAWHPRNRNALIVLDLQSEPGPLLELDAEVLRQRLYTRRDDLAEGELPVPLKLLHINRCPVVAPLAVLREADRQRLGVDLELCQRRAALLTEQAVIWQEKLPVIYAEEEFSSPDDPEQQLYDGFLGDRDRRLCEQVRLADPQRLSRENWPFDDPRLPELLFRYRARNFPETLSESDRSRWEAFCRNRLNSPEFGAPNTMESFFKALDEFQLKADPAQQVVLLEWRRYATELRHRYQL from the coding sequence GTGACTTCCAGCATTTTCTGGCACGACTACGAAACCACCGGCATCAACCCGCGGTGCGACCGGCCACTGCAGGTAGCCGGAATTCGGACTGACGAGGCGCTCAACGAGATCGGCGAGCCGATCAACCTCTACTGCAAGCCCAGCGATGACATCCTGCCCCATCCGGCCGCTTGCCTGGTCACCGGCATCCTGCCCGCTACCCTGGCGGCGAAAGGGTTGGGCGAAGCCGAGTTCATGCATCGGGTACATGCCGAATTGGCCCTGCCAGGAACCTGCGGCGCCGGCTACAACACCCTGCGCTTCGATGATGAAGTCACCCGCTACAGCCTCTATCGCAACTTCTATGATCCTTACGCTCGCGAGTGGCAGGGCGGTAACAGCCGCTGGGATCTGATCGACCTGGTACGTACTGCCTATGCACTGCGTCCAGAGGGCATCGAGTGGCCGCAACAGGACGGTCGCGTCAGCCTGCGGCTGGAGCTGCTCACTGCGGCCAACGGCATCGACCATGGTCAGGCCCACGATGCACTTTCCGACGTCCGCGCGACCATTGCCCTGGCACGCCTCCTGCGCGAGCGCCAGCCGAAGCTGTTCGACTATCTCTACCAGCTGCGCAGCAAGCACAAGGTCCAGGAGCAGGTGCGGCTGCTGCAACCTCTGGTGCACATCTCCGGGCGCTTCTCCGGTGAGCGACATTACCTGGCAGTGGTGCTACCCCTTGCCTGGCATCCGCGCAACCGCAACGCGCTGATCGTGTTGGACCTGCAGTCGGAGCCGGGCCCGCTGCTCGAACTGGATGCGGAAGTGCTGCGCCAGCGCCTCTATACCCGACGCGATGACCTGGCTGAAGGCGAACTGCCGGTGCCACTGAAATTGCTGCATATCAATCGTTGTCCGGTAGTCGCTCCCCTAGCGGTGCTGCGCGAAGCTGATCGGCAGCGCCTGGGCGTTGATCTGGAACTCTGCCAACGTCGTGCCGCGTTGCTCACCGAGCAGGCTGTCATCTGGCAAGAGAAGTTGCCGGTTATTTATGCGGAAGAGGAATTCTCTTCGCCGGATGATCCGGAGCAGCAATTGTATGACGGATTCCTCGGTGACCGTGATCGTCGCCTGTGTGAACAAGTGCGGCTCGCCGATCCGCAACGTTTGTCTCGCGAGAATTGGCCGTTCGATGACCCGCGCCTGCCTGAGTTGCTGTTCCGTTACCGTGCAAGAAACTTCCCTGAAACTTTGTCGGAATCCGACCGCTCACGATGGGAGGCGTTTTGCAGGAATCGGCTGAATAGCCCGGAATTCGGGGCGCCTAATACCATGGAGAGTTTTTTCAAGGCGCTGGATGAGTTCCAGCTCAAAGCTGATCCGGCACAACAGGTGGTGTTGCTGGAGTGGCGTCGATATGCCACGGAACTGCGGCATCGCTATCAGTTGTGA
- a CDS encoding RDD family protein, whose amino-acid sequence MPANRASPQPADSQAQPLDTRYQVETPEGIDLILRPAGLLPRALAYAIDLAIRGAIMLVLFIALALLGQLGFGLGLILMFLLNWWYMVLFEVLNQGRSPGKQIMGLRVVHDDGTPIGWSASLVRNLLRFVDLLPFAYTLGALSCLLHPTFKRLGDIAAGSLVVYRDEKTQRPELPDAEPERAPFDLTLADQRALLGFAERQADLSPARRAELAGILAAPLNVMPQQAQARINGIARGLLGSSTP is encoded by the coding sequence ATGCCCGCAAACCGAGCCAGTCCCCAACCTGCCGACTCCCAGGCCCAACCGCTGGACACCCGCTACCAGGTGGAAACACCGGAAGGCATCGACCTGATTCTGCGTCCGGCCGGCCTGTTGCCACGCGCTCTTGCCTATGCCATCGACCTGGCCATTCGTGGCGCCATCATGCTGGTGCTGTTCATTGCCCTGGCCCTGCTCGGACAACTCGGTTTCGGCCTCGGCCTGATCCTCATGTTCCTGCTCAACTGGTGGTACATGGTGCTGTTCGAAGTACTCAATCAGGGCCGCTCGCCCGGCAAGCAGATAATGGGGCTGCGTGTCGTGCATGACGACGGTACTCCCATTGGCTGGTCCGCCTCCCTGGTGCGAAACCTGTTGCGCTTCGTCGATCTGCTGCCCTTCGCCTATACCCTGGGCGCCCTCAGCTGCCTCCTGCATCCAACGTTCAAGCGCCTGGGTGATATCGCCGCCGGCAGCCTGGTGGTCTATCGCGACGAGAAGACCCAGCGTCCCGAACTACCAGATGCCGAGCCTGAGCGCGCACCATTCGACCTGACCCTCGCCGACCAGCGCGCCCTGCTGGGATTCGCCGAACGCCAGGCCGACTTGTCACCGGCCCGCCGCGCTGAACTCGCCGGCATCCTCGCCGCGCCGCTGAACGTGATGCCGCAACAGGCCCAAGCCCGCATCAACGGCATCGCCCGTGGTCTGCTGGGATCGAGCACGCCATGA
- a CDS encoding methyl-accepting chemotaxis protein: MIKNLRFSHKILLAASLVVIAAFSLFTLYNDYLQRNALRDDLENYLQEMGDVTASNIQNWLSGRILLVESVAESLAANSSPEAVPALLQQRALSSTFAFTYFGTQDGQFTMRPDSAMPEGYDPRTRPWYQGAKSAGGTTLTEPYVDAATGQLIMTIATPVQSLGVAGGDLSLQTLVQIINALDFDGMGYAFLVSSDGKILVHPNKDMVMKSLRDIYPQNTPAISTGFSEVELDGSTRILTFAPVKGLPSVNWYIGVSVDKDKAYSMLSEFRASAIIATVIAVVIIMILLGMLIRVLMQPLHIMGRAMQDIAQGEGDLTRRLAIHTQDEFGELASAFNRFVERIHGSIREVSSATNQVNQVAKLVLNASNSSMSNSDEQANRTNSVAAAINELGAAAQEIARNAADASHQASSARTLAEDGRQVVERTISAMNELSGKIRASCGNIETLNSKTVNIGQILEVIKGISEQTNLLALNAAIEAARAGEAGRGFAVVADEVRNLAHRTQESAQEIQQMIEELQVGAREAVTTMTESQRYSEQSVEIANQAGERLGSVTHRIGEIDGMNQSVATATEEQTAVVDSLNMDITEINTLNQEGVENLQATLRACADLDQQAARLQQLVGSFRI; the protein is encoded by the coding sequence ATGATCAAAAACCTCAGGTTCAGCCACAAGATTCTGCTCGCCGCCTCGCTGGTGGTCATTGCAGCCTTCTCGCTGTTCACCCTGTACAACGATTACTTGCAAAGGAATGCGCTCCGAGACGATTTGGAAAACTACCTGCAGGAAATGGGCGATGTCACCGCCAGCAATATCCAGAACTGGCTATCGGGCCGGATTCTGCTGGTGGAAAGCGTGGCCGAATCCCTGGCTGCCAACTCTTCACCTGAGGCCGTACCTGCGTTGCTGCAACAGCGGGCACTGAGCTCGACATTTGCGTTCACCTATTTCGGTACCCAGGACGGGCAATTCACCATGCGCCCGGACAGCGCAATGCCTGAGGGCTACGACCCGCGCACCCGTCCCTGGTACCAGGGCGCCAAGAGCGCTGGCGGCACCACCCTCACCGAACCCTATGTGGACGCAGCCACCGGCCAGCTGATCATGACCATTGCCACACCGGTCCAGTCCCTCGGCGTAGCCGGTGGCGACCTGAGCCTGCAGACGCTGGTGCAGATCATCAACGCGCTGGACTTCGACGGCATGGGCTACGCCTTCCTGGTTAGTTCCGACGGCAAGATCCTGGTGCATCCGAACAAGGACATGGTGATGAAAAGCCTGCGGGACATCTATCCGCAGAACACGCCTGCCATCAGCACCGGTTTCAGCGAAGTCGAACTGGATGGCAGCACCCGCATCCTCACTTTCGCCCCGGTAAAGGGCCTGCCTTCTGTTAACTGGTACATCGGTGTCTCGGTGGACAAAGACAAGGCCTACAGCATGCTCAGCGAGTTCCGTGCATCGGCCATCATTGCCACCGTGATCGCAGTGGTGATCATCATGATCCTGCTCGGCATGCTGATCCGTGTGCTGATGCAGCCCTTGCACATCATGGGTCGCGCCATGCAGGACATCGCCCAGGGTGAAGGCGACCTGACTCGCCGCCTGGCGATCCATACCCAGGATGAGTTCGGCGAACTGGCCAGTGCTTTCAACCGCTTCGTCGAGCGTATCCACGGCTCCATCCGCGAAGTGTCCTCGGCCACCAATCAGGTGAACCAGGTGGCCAAGCTCGTGCTCAACGCCTCCAACTCGTCCATGAGCAACTCCGACGAGCAGGCCAACCGCACCAACAGCGTCGCCGCGGCGATCAATGAACTGGGCGCCGCCGCCCAGGAAATCGCCCGCAACGCCGCCGATGCCTCGCACCAGGCGTCCTCCGCACGCACCCTCGCCGAGGATGGCCGTCAGGTGGTGGAGCGCACCATTTCCGCGATGAACGAACTGTCCGGGAAGATCCGCGCCTCCTGCGGCAACATCGAGACGCTGAACAGCAAGACGGTGAACATCGGCCAAATCCTCGAAGTGATCAAAGGCATTTCCGAACAGACCAACCTGCTGGCACTCAACGCCGCCATCGAGGCCGCCCGCGCCGGGGAAGCCGGCCGTGGTTTCGCCGTGGTGGCCGATGAAGTGCGCAACCTGGCGCATCGCACCCAGGAGTCGGCGCAGGAAATCCAGCAGATGATCGAGGAACTGCAGGTCGGCGCCCGCGAAGCGGTCACCACCATGACCGAGAGCCAGCGCTACAGCGAGCAGAGCGTGGAAATCGCCAACCAGGCCGGCGAGCGCCTGGGCAGCGTGACCCATCGCATCGGCGAGATCGACGGCATGAACCAGTCGGTGGCCACCGCCACCGAGGAACAGACCGCCGTGGTCGACTCGCTGAACATGGACATCACCGAGATCAACACCCTCAACCAGGAAGGCGTGGAAAACCTCCAGGCCACCCTGCGCGCCTGTGCCGACCTCGACCAGCAGGCTGCGCGTCTGCAACAACTGGTGGGCAGCTTCCGGATCTGA
- a CDS encoding stage II sporulation protein M: MKQNLFERQHQAGWKAFADLLDRLERGKADARACESFSADYRQVCQQLALAQERGYSSHLVEHLHRLAMRGHQQFYRHRSHLGARLLGFLLGGFPRLVRSQWRSIAAACLLFYGSLLLMGLLVHNWPDLVYSVLDPEQVSSMESMYDPDARRIGPMSERDSGDDWMMFGHYIMNNIGIAFQTYAGGLLFGVGSLFFLLFNGLHIGAVAGHLTQIGFGETFWSFVIGHGAFELTAIAFAGAAGLQLGWALLAPGRLPRGEALRLAGARSVQLVAGVILLLVIAAFIEAYWSSMTLVTPQVKYWVGACLWLLVALYFGLVGRRTHAPD, translated from the coding sequence ATGAAACAGAATCTCTTCGAACGCCAGCATCAGGCTGGCTGGAAAGCCTTCGCCGATCTGCTCGATCGCCTCGAACGTGGCAAGGCCGATGCTCGCGCCTGCGAAAGCTTCTCCGCCGACTACAGGCAGGTCTGCCAACAGCTGGCGCTGGCCCAGGAGCGCGGTTATAGCAGCCACCTGGTGGAGCACCTGCACCGACTGGCCATGCGCGGCCACCAGCAGTTCTACCGCCATCGCAGCCACCTCGGCGCGCGCCTGCTGGGCTTCCTGCTGGGCGGATTCCCGCGCCTGGTGCGCAGCCAGTGGCGCAGCATCGCTGCCGCCTGCCTGCTGTTCTATGGCAGCCTGCTGTTGATGGGCCTGCTGGTGCACAACTGGCCGGATCTGGTCTACAGCGTGCTGGATCCGGAGCAGGTGTCGTCGATGGAGTCCATGTACGACCCTGACGCCCGACGCATCGGCCCCATGAGCGAACGAGACTCCGGGGACGACTGGATGATGTTCGGCCACTACATCATGAACAACATCGGCATCGCCTTTCAGACTTACGCAGGCGGCCTGCTCTTCGGCGTCGGTAGCCTGTTCTTCCTTTTGTTCAACGGCCTCCACATAGGTGCGGTGGCCGGGCACCTGACTCAGATCGGCTTCGGCGAAACCTTCTGGTCCTTCGTCATCGGTCACGGTGCGTTCGAACTCACCGCCATCGCCTTCGCCGGTGCCGCCGGCCTGCAACTGGGCTGGGCCCTGCTCGCGCCAGGCCGTCTGCCCCGCGGCGAAGCGCTGCGCCTGGCCGGTGCACGCAGCGTACAGCTGGTAGCCGGAGTGATACTGCTGCTGGTGATCGCTGCTTTCATCGAAGCCTATTGGTCCTCCATGACCCTGGTCACGCCCCAGGTGAAATACTGGGTTGGCGCCTGCCTCTGGCTGCTGGTCGCGCTCTATTTCGGGCTGGTGGGCAGGAGGACTCATGCGCCTGACTGA